Proteins from a single region of Amycolatopsis sp. CA-230715:
- a CDS encoding nitroreductase family protein, with the protein MPDFEPIHGKPYVAVPYRPDRMPADESVTKAAELRRRMDERRTVRMFSADPVPEQVVLDAIAVASTAPSGAHQQPWTFCLVTDPEVRRRLREAAEAEEQVSYDGRLGEEWLTALRPIGTDAVKPHLTDAPYLIVVFQQRYFLDETGEKHKHYYVDESVGIAVGMLLTALHLAGLSALTHTPSPMRFLGELLGRPRNEKAFAVIPVGYPAPDCVVPDLTRKSLDQVLVRV; encoded by the coding sequence ATGCCTGACTTCGAGCCGATCCACGGCAAGCCGTACGTCGCCGTCCCGTACCGCCCGGACCGGATGCCCGCCGACGAGTCCGTGACCAAGGCCGCCGAGCTGCGCCGCCGCATGGACGAGCGGCGCACCGTGCGGATGTTCTCCGCCGATCCGGTACCGGAGCAGGTCGTGCTCGACGCCATCGCGGTCGCGTCGACGGCCCCGAGCGGCGCGCACCAGCAGCCGTGGACGTTCTGCCTGGTCACCGATCCCGAAGTGCGGCGGCGGTTGCGCGAAGCCGCCGAGGCCGAGGAACAGGTCTCCTACGACGGCAGGCTCGGCGAGGAGTGGCTGACCGCGCTGCGGCCCATCGGCACCGACGCCGTGAAACCGCACCTGACCGACGCGCCCTACCTGATCGTGGTCTTCCAGCAGCGCTACTTCCTCGACGAGACCGGCGAAAAGCACAAGCACTACTACGTGGACGAGTCGGTCGGCATCGCGGTCGGAATGCTGCTGACCGCGCTGCACCTGGCCGGACTGTCGGCTTTGACGCACACACCGTCGCCGATGCGGTTCCTGGGCGAACTGCTGGGCAGGCCGCGCAACGAGAAGGCGTTCGCGGTGATCCCGGTCGGCTATCCGGCGCCGGACTGCGTGGTGCCGGACCTGACCAGGAAGTCGCTCGACCAGGTGCTGGTCCGGGTCTAG
- a CDS encoding LysR family transcriptional regulator, with amino-acid sequence MADFDLNLVRTFVLLYETRSVTATAQALHVTQPTISYSLQKLRRRFGDELFRRTGAGLAPTTTARELYEPLHAALASIEAAVSGTQTFDPATARAGFTLCLSDLGEVSLLPRLMAALRTQAPGITLTVRALDVVNAEDQVSRGEIDAFIASPLISSHRIARVPLFDEDYVGVVAANHPRLRGKRLTTAALDAEQHVTVFGPTGHEGPRKALEARGLLPSVVLEMTRFASLPYLIQNSQLVAMVPRDVATVFAGNHPVRLLELPFEIEPVRVSIYARHSHARSAPQRWLIEFMHQVLAR; translated from the coding sequence ATGGCGGACTTCGACCTGAACCTCGTCCGCACGTTCGTGCTGCTCTACGAAACCCGCAGCGTGACCGCGACCGCACAGGCCCTGCACGTCACCCAGCCCACCATCAGCTACAGCCTGCAGAAGCTGCGCCGCCGCTTCGGCGACGAACTGTTCCGCCGCACCGGCGCCGGGCTGGCCCCCACCACGACCGCACGCGAACTGTACGAACCACTGCACGCCGCGCTCGCGTCGATCGAAGCGGCGGTGAGCGGCACGCAGACGTTCGACCCGGCCACCGCGCGCGCCGGGTTCACGCTGTGCCTCTCTGACCTCGGCGAGGTTTCCCTGCTCCCGAGGCTGATGGCCGCGCTGCGCACGCAGGCACCGGGAATCACCCTGACCGTGCGGGCACTGGACGTCGTCAACGCCGAGGACCAGGTCAGCCGCGGCGAAATCGACGCCTTCATCGCGTCACCCCTGATCAGCTCCCACCGCATCGCGCGCGTGCCCCTCTTCGACGAGGACTACGTCGGCGTCGTCGCCGCGAACCACCCGCGCCTGCGCGGCAAACGCCTGACCACCGCCGCGCTCGACGCCGAGCAGCACGTGACCGTTTTCGGCCCGACCGGCCACGAAGGCCCGCGCAAGGCACTCGAAGCACGCGGCCTGCTGCCGTCGGTGGTCCTGGAGATGACCCGATTCGCGTCGCTGCCCTACCTGATCCAGAACAGCCAACTGGTGGCGATGGTGCCGCGCGACGTCGCCACCGTGTTCGCCGGGAACCATCCCGTGCGGCTACTGGAACTTCCTTTCGAGATCGAACCTGTGCGGGTCTCCATCTATGCTCGCCATTCGCATGCGCGGAGTGCGCCGCAACGGTGGTTGATCGAGTTCATGCACCAGGTTCTGGCGCGGTGA
- a CDS encoding allophanate hydrolase-related protein encodes MVLMFLNGGGMRGGPLHEQLRGAPLVGAARSAPRYRYYSVGDRFPAMHEVASGGVSVAGEVYDLPLTVLREHLVPAEPPELELGVIELADGASCLATVLRESALSSRELLDITSWGDWRAYRAERGLD; translated from the coding sequence GTGGTTCTGATGTTCCTCAACGGCGGTGGCATGCGCGGCGGGCCGCTCCACGAACAACTGCGCGGCGCCCCGCTCGTCGGCGCGGCCCGCAGTGCTCCGCGGTACCGGTACTACTCGGTCGGCGACCGGTTCCCCGCCATGCACGAGGTCGCCTCGGGCGGGGTGTCCGTCGCCGGCGAGGTCTACGACCTTCCGCTGACGGTGCTGCGGGAGCACCTCGTCCCCGCCGAGCCACCCGAACTGGAGCTGGGCGTCATCGAACTGGCCGACGGGGCGTCGTGCCTGGCGACCGTGCTCAGGGAATCCGCGTTGAGTTCGCGGGAACTGCTGGACATCACGTCGTGGGGCGACTGGCGCGCTTATCGCGCCGAGCGGGGGCTCGACTAG
- the mdlC gene encoding benzoylformate decarboxylase, translating to MTTARRIAHEFLERQGLTTIFGNPGSNELPFLAELPGSFRYVLGLHEGAVVGMADGYAQVTGRPVLVNLHAAAGSGNAMGALTNAVYSASPLVLTAGQQVRSVIGMEGMLSNVDAAQLVRPLVGWSGEPACAADVPRSLAQAVFEAKLRKRPTYLSVPYDDWETEIDPNAAAVLDREVRRSAAPSEQDLDWLAKQVTEAKNPALVLGGDIDTAGLFDRAVALAEHLALPTWGAPSPFRLPFPNRHRLFRGVLPAGIADISKAVEGHDLVLVLGAPVFRYHQHVPGRYLPEGTRLVQVTGDAEAAARAPMGRALVADPGAVLEALLALPAREGARTDFVPAPEPATARDALHPEQVFAALRDTQPEDTRYVVESTSTNAAWWRQMDLRHGGSYFFPASGGLGFGLPASVGVAMGDPGRPVVGVIGDGSANYGITALWTAAQYRVPVTFVILRNGSYGALRWFAGLLGTPDVPGTEIPGMDFTSIAAGYGVPATTVRELGELRAQLATAPEGPRLIQVDTALTTPE from the coding sequence ATGACCACGGCCCGCCGGATCGCGCACGAGTTCCTTGAGCGGCAAGGGCTCACGACGATCTTCGGCAACCCGGGCTCGAACGAGCTGCCGTTCCTCGCGGAGCTGCCCGGCTCGTTCCGCTACGTCCTCGGTCTGCACGAAGGCGCCGTCGTCGGCATGGCCGACGGCTACGCGCAGGTGACCGGGCGCCCGGTGCTCGTCAACCTCCACGCGGCGGCGGGATCGGGCAACGCGATGGGCGCGCTCACGAACGCCGTCTACTCCGCTTCGCCGCTCGTGCTCACCGCGGGCCAGCAGGTGCGTTCGGTGATCGGCATGGAAGGCATGCTGTCCAATGTGGACGCGGCGCAGCTGGTGCGGCCGCTGGTGGGGTGGTCGGGGGAACCCGCCTGCGCGGCGGACGTGCCGCGATCGCTTGCGCAGGCCGTGTTCGAGGCGAAGCTCCGGAAGCGCCCGACCTACCTGTCCGTGCCTTACGACGACTGGGAAACCGAGATCGACCCGAACGCGGCCGCGGTGCTCGACCGCGAGGTGCGCCGGAGCGCGGCCCCGAGCGAGCAGGATCTGGACTGGCTCGCAAAGCAGGTGACCGAGGCGAAGAACCCGGCGCTGGTCCTCGGCGGGGACATCGACACCGCGGGGTTGTTCGACCGCGCGGTGGCCCTTGCCGAACACCTGGCGCTGCCGACCTGGGGCGCGCCGTCGCCGTTCCGGCTGCCCTTTCCCAATCGGCACCGGTTGTTCCGCGGGGTGCTCCCCGCCGGGATCGCCGACATTTCGAAGGCGGTGGAAGGGCACGACCTCGTGCTCGTGCTCGGTGCCCCGGTGTTCCGCTACCACCAGCACGTCCCCGGCCGGTACCTGCCGGAGGGCACGCGGCTGGTGCAGGTGACCGGCGACGCGGAGGCGGCGGCGCGAGCGCCGATGGGGCGAGCGCTCGTCGCCGATCCCGGCGCGGTGCTCGAAGCGCTGCTGGCACTCCCCGCGCGCGAGGGCGCGCGGACGGACTTCGTGCCTGCCCCGGAACCCGCGACCGCCCGCGACGCGCTGCATCCCGAGCAGGTGTTCGCCGCGTTGCGGGACACGCAACCCGAAGACACGCGGTATGTCGTCGAGTCGACATCGACGAACGCCGCGTGGTGGCGCCAGATGGACCTCCGCCACGGCGGTTCGTACTTCTTCCCCGCTTCCGGTGGGCTCGGATTCGGCCTGCCCGCGTCGGTCGGCGTGGCGATGGGCGATCCCGGCCGCCCCGTCGTCGGCGTGATCGGGGACGGTTCGGCGAACTACGGGATCACCGCGCTGTGGACCGCCGCCCAGTACCGGGTCCCGGTCACCTTCGTGATCCTGCGCAACGGCAGCTACGGCGCGCTGCGCTGGTTCGCGGGCTTGCTCGGCACGCCCGACGTCCCCGGCACGGAAATCCCCGGCATGGACTTCACGAGCATCGCGGCCGGATACGGCGTACCCGCGACCACGGTGCGGGAGCTCGGCGAGTTGCGCGCGCAGCTCGCCACGGCGCCGGAAGGGCCGAGGCTGATCCAGGTCGACACCGCGCTCACGACTCCCGAATAG
- a CDS encoding DUF302 domain-containing protein, with amino-acid sequence MTDHGMITIASGWSVRETTDRLETAVTGAGLFVFARIDHAGNAARAGFELRPTELLIFGNPKGGTPLLRDNQTSGIDLPVKALAWQDEAGRTWLTYNDARWIAARHGLGAGSEQAVEAIEAGLARLVRGVVARPPDAEAPDQGVTAPEPGA; translated from the coding sequence ATGACAGACCACGGCATGATCACGATCGCCAGCGGCTGGTCGGTCCGCGAGACGACCGACCGCTTGGAGACCGCGGTCACCGGCGCGGGCCTGTTCGTGTTCGCCCGGATCGATCACGCGGGCAACGCGGCTCGGGCCGGGTTCGAGCTCCGGCCGACGGAACTGCTGATCTTCGGCAACCCGAAGGGCGGCACCCCACTCTTGCGGGACAACCAGACCAGCGGCATCGACCTGCCCGTAAAGGCCCTCGCCTGGCAGGACGAAGCGGGGCGGACCTGGCTGACCTACAACGACGCGAGATGGATCGCCGCGCGGCACGGGCTCGGAGCCGGAAGCGAGCAGGCGGTCGAAGCCATCGAGGCGGGTCTGGCGCGGCTCGTCCGCGGAGTGGTCGCTCGGCCGCCGGACGCGGAAGCGCCGGACCAGGGTGTCACCGCGCCAGAACCTGGTGCATGA
- a CDS encoding aldehyde dehydrogenase family protein, with protein MAETLLDSTIWQDRIHVGAWTAGGGGTRPVIEPATGAALGSVGIANPADVERAAAQAAEAQRAWASTSPRERAAVLRRAGELWERHAGEVSDWLVREAGSTKAKAGIETEMAAGICFEAAALPTHPSGEVLTSEEPRWSFARRMPAGVVSVIAPFNFPLILSIRSVAPALALGNAVLLKPDPRTAVCGGVALTRVFEEAGLPAGLLQLVPGDAAVGEAVVTAPEVSVVSFTGSTAAGRKVGEAAARGLKRVHLELGGNNALVVLPGADVAAAASAGAFGSYLHQGQICMATGRHLVHESLVDDYVAALAKKARALTPGDYLGPIIDGKQLANIGRIVDESVAAGATVAAGGKAEGPYYLPTVLTGLNADTPAWREEIFGPVAPVRAYRDLDEAAAMVNESEYGLSVGILGDVGTAMRLADRVRSGKVHINEQTVGDEPNVPFGGVGDSGNGSRFGGAAANIEAFTEVQWLTVRSEIARYPF; from the coding sequence ATGGCCGAAACACTGCTCGACAGCACGATCTGGCAGGACAGGATCCACGTCGGCGCGTGGACGGCGGGCGGGGGCGGCACCCGGCCGGTGATCGAACCGGCGACCGGCGCCGCACTGGGCAGCGTCGGTATCGCGAACCCCGCCGACGTCGAGCGCGCCGCCGCGCAGGCCGCCGAGGCGCAGCGCGCGTGGGCGTCGACGTCGCCGCGGGAACGGGCCGCGGTGCTCCGGCGCGCGGGCGAACTGTGGGAGCGGCACGCGGGCGAAGTCAGCGACTGGCTCGTGCGCGAAGCGGGTTCCACCAAGGCGAAAGCCGGGATCGAAACCGAGATGGCGGCGGGCATCTGCTTCGAAGCGGCTGCGCTGCCGACGCATCCGAGCGGCGAAGTGCTGACCTCGGAGGAGCCGCGCTGGTCGTTCGCGCGGCGGATGCCTGCGGGCGTGGTGTCGGTGATCGCGCCGTTCAACTTCCCGCTGATCCTCTCGATCCGGTCGGTCGCGCCCGCGCTGGCGCTCGGCAACGCGGTGCTGCTGAAGCCGGATCCGCGCACGGCGGTGTGCGGCGGCGTCGCGTTGACGCGGGTGTTCGAGGAAGCGGGCCTGCCCGCCGGGCTGTTGCAGCTGGTGCCCGGTGACGCCGCGGTCGGGGAGGCGGTGGTCACCGCGCCCGAGGTGTCGGTGGTGTCGTTCACCGGGTCGACCGCCGCCGGGCGGAAGGTTGGCGAGGCCGCCGCGCGCGGGCTCAAACGCGTGCACCTGGAACTGGGCGGCAACAACGCGCTCGTCGTGCTGCCGGGCGCGGATGTCGCCGCCGCCGCTTCGGCTGGCGCGTTCGGTTCGTACCTGCACCAGGGCCAGATCTGCATGGCCACCGGCAGGCATCTCGTGCACGAGTCCCTTGTGGACGATTACGTGGCCGCGCTCGCGAAGAAGGCGCGTGCGCTGACCCCCGGCGACTACCTCGGGCCGATCATCGACGGCAAGCAGCTCGCGAACATCGGCAGGATCGTCGACGAGAGCGTCGCCGCGGGCGCGACCGTCGCGGCGGGCGGCAAGGCGGAAGGGCCCTACTACCTGCCGACCGTCCTAACCGGACTGAACGCGGACACGCCTGCCTGGCGCGAGGAGATCTTCGGGCCGGTGGCCCCGGTGCGCGCCTACCGCGATCTCGACGAGGCGGCCGCGATGGTCAACGAATCCGAGTACGGTCTTTCGGTCGGCATCCTCGGCGACGTCGGCACCGCGATGCGGCTCGCCGACCGGGTGCGCTCCGGCAAGGTGCATATCAACGAGCAGACCGTCGGCGACGAACCGAACGTGCCGTTCGGCGGTGTCGGCGACTCCGGGAACGGGTCACGCTTCGGGGGAGCCGCCGCCAACATCGAAGCGTTCACCGAGGTCCAGTGGCTCACCGTGCGTAGCGAGATCGCCCGCTACCCGTTCTGA
- a CDS encoding nucleobase:cation symporter-2 family protein translates to MTTTLPTTHPVDRKPPAFQLVVGGIQHVAAMYAGVVAPPLIIGAAVGLSASELSLLISASLFTAGLATLLQTLGVWRFGARLPLVNGVTFATVAPVLSIAKQHGSNALGVVYGATLIGGALVVLAAPFFSRLTRFFPPLVTGTVITLIGVSLLPVAVKWVSHQQDTVRPSGLLLAGVTMLAVLAFNRFLSGFWSRVALLLGLVVGTVVAWPLGEVDTSTLTQAPAFGIATPFHFGAPAFDLAAIVSMAIVMLVVMAESTADMLALGEIVDRPTTEKTLGDGLRADGFATAVSTIFGGFACTAFAQNIGLVSLTRMVSRYVVAASGAILVLLGVFPISGGIVALVPQPVLGGAGLVLFGSVAVSGVRTLAKAAFDHPANVAIVAASLGIGLIPIAAPQFYADFPAAVQTVLNSGISAGCVAAVVLNLIFGKREPRMA, encoded by the coding sequence GTGACCACCACGCTCCCCACCACGCACCCGGTCGATCGGAAACCTCCCGCCTTCCAGCTCGTCGTCGGCGGGATCCAGCACGTCGCGGCGATGTACGCGGGCGTCGTCGCGCCGCCGTTGATCATCGGCGCCGCGGTGGGGCTGAGCGCGAGCGAGCTAAGCCTGCTGATCAGCGCGAGCCTGTTCACCGCGGGGCTGGCGACCCTGTTGCAGACGCTGGGCGTGTGGCGCTTCGGTGCCCGGCTGCCGCTCGTCAACGGGGTCACCTTCGCGACGGTGGCGCCGGTGCTGTCGATCGCGAAGCAGCACGGCTCGAACGCGCTCGGCGTGGTCTACGGCGCGACGCTCATCGGCGGGGCGCTGGTGGTGCTGGCGGCACCGTTCTTCTCGCGCCTCACCCGGTTCTTCCCGCCATTGGTGACCGGCACGGTGATCACGCTCATCGGTGTTTCGCTGCTGCCGGTCGCGGTGAAATGGGTGTCGCACCAGCAGGACACGGTGCGGCCATCCGGGCTGCTGCTCGCCGGGGTCACCATGCTCGCGGTGCTGGCGTTCAACCGGTTCCTGTCCGGGTTCTGGAGCAGGGTCGCGCTGCTGCTCGGGCTCGTGGTGGGCACGGTGGTGGCGTGGCCGCTCGGCGAGGTCGACACGAGCACGCTCACGCAGGCGCCCGCGTTCGGCATCGCCACCCCGTTCCACTTCGGCGCGCCCGCGTTCGACCTCGCGGCGATCGTGTCGATGGCGATCGTGATGCTCGTGGTGATGGCCGAAAGCACCGCGGACATGCTGGCACTGGGCGAAATCGTGGACCGCCCGACCACGGAGAAGACACTCGGCGACGGCCTGCGCGCCGACGGTTTCGCCACCGCCGTCAGCACGATCTTCGGCGGATTCGCGTGCACCGCGTTCGCGCAGAACATCGGGCTGGTCTCGCTGACCAGGATGGTCAGCCGCTACGTCGTCGCCGCGAGCGGAGCCATTTTGGTGCTGCTGGGCGTTTTCCCGATCAGCGGCGGCATCGTGGCGCTCGTACCGCAGCCCGTGCTGGGCGGCGCCGGTCTCGTGCTCTTCGGCAGCGTCGCGGTCAGCGGCGTGCGCACGCTCGCGAAGGCCGCGTTCGACCACCCCGCGAACGTCGCGATCGTCGCCGCGTCACTCGGCATCGGCCTCATCCCGATCGCGGCGCCGCAGTTCTACGCCGATTTCCCCGCCGCCGTCCAAACGGTGCTGAACTCGGGAATCAGCGCGGGCTGCGTGGCCGCGGTCGTGCTGAACCTGATCTTCGGGAAGCGCGAACCGCGGATGGCCTAG
- a CDS encoding RNA polymerase sigma factor produces MRDQLSETFRAEHGRVLARLVTLLGDLDVAEEALADAYATAMQRWPVEGVPANPAAWLITVARNRGVDRIRRETALARKLTLTRRDTSSCRQVVADGGDGDPFDDQLRLFFTCCHPALSVAVQVALTLRCLAGLSTPEIARLLLVSDTTVAQRIVRAKRKIRDAAIPFRVLRPSELPERLPPVLTVLYLLFTEGYVATSGPRHTRDDLSAEAIRLTRQLHRLLPDDAEATGLLALQLLTEARRPARLDEQGRLVVLEDQDRTRWDRELIHEGQQLLTAALAGAPAGPFAVQGAIAALHAGAPTARHTDWRQIAALYRVLGRLAPSPMVQLNHAIAVAMADGPDTGLRLLDRLRSVDALARTHLLPAARADLLRRLGRVEDAITAYDQALERVGNDIERDYLTRRRRQLLTDGAPTP; encoded by the coding sequence GTGCGCGATCAGCTCAGCGAGACCTTTCGGGCCGAACACGGCCGGGTACTCGCTCGTCTGGTCACCCTCCTCGGCGACCTCGACGTCGCTGAGGAGGCGCTGGCTGACGCCTACGCGACGGCGATGCAACGATGGCCTGTCGAGGGCGTACCGGCGAATCCGGCTGCATGGCTGATCACGGTGGCTCGCAATCGAGGCGTGGATCGGATCCGCCGGGAAACAGCCCTCGCCCGGAAGCTCACCCTGACGAGACGCGACACGTCGTCCTGTCGGCAAGTCGTCGCCGACGGTGGCGACGGTGATCCGTTCGACGACCAGTTGCGGCTGTTCTTCACCTGTTGTCACCCGGCGCTGTCGGTCGCCGTGCAGGTCGCGTTGACGTTGAGGTGCCTGGCCGGGTTGTCGACGCCCGAGATCGCGCGACTGCTGCTGGTCAGCGACACGACCGTCGCCCAGCGCATCGTCCGGGCCAAGCGGAAGATCCGGGACGCGGCGATTCCGTTTCGAGTGCTTCGGCCATCGGAGTTGCCCGAGCGGTTGCCACCGGTTCTCACGGTTCTCTACCTGCTGTTCACGGAGGGATACGTGGCCACCTCCGGTCCCCGGCACACTCGCGACGACCTGTCGGCCGAGGCCATCAGGCTCACGCGCCAGCTGCACCGACTGCTGCCCGACGACGCCGAGGCCACCGGTCTCCTCGCACTCCAGTTGCTCACCGAAGCACGCCGCCCGGCCCGGCTGGACGAACAGGGGCGGCTGGTCGTCCTCGAAGACCAGGACCGCACCCGCTGGGACCGCGAACTCATCCACGAGGGCCAACAGCTCCTCACCGCTGCCCTCGCCGGAGCACCAGCCGGTCCCTTCGCGGTTCAAGGCGCGATCGCCGCCCTGCACGCCGGCGCGCCGACCGCGCGGCACACCGACTGGCGGCAGATCGCCGCCCTCTACCGCGTACTCGGCCGGCTCGCGCCCAGCCCGATGGTTCAGCTCAACCACGCGATCGCGGTGGCCATGGCGGACGGACCCGACACCGGTCTGCGACTTCTCGACCGGCTGCGGTCCGTCGACGCGTTGGCCCGCACGCATCTCCTGCCAGCGGCCCGTGCCGATCTCCTTCGGAGGCTCGGACGCGTCGAGGATGCGATCACCGCCTACGACCAGGCACTGGAACGGGTCGGAAACGACATCGAACGCGACTACCTCACCCGGCGGCGCCGGCAACTCCTCACGGACGGAGCACCAACCCCATGA
- a CDS encoding YciI family protein, which translates to MEYLVSIYRDESKDGEVDWERLGVEYANYAAEVTEAGVMRGGKKLQPSASATTVAIRESGRLVTDGPFAEAREQLGGFFVLECADLDEALEWAARCPGARHGTVEVRPVISD; encoded by the coding sequence GTGGAGTATCTGGTGTCGATTTACCGTGATGAGTCGAAGGATGGCGAGGTCGATTGGGAACGACTGGGTGTCGAGTACGCCAACTACGCCGCTGAAGTGACCGAGGCCGGTGTGATGAGGGGCGGCAAGAAGCTCCAGCCGTCGGCGTCCGCGACGACGGTCGCGATCCGGGAGTCGGGCCGACTGGTGACTGACGGGCCGTTCGCGGAGGCTCGTGAGCAGTTGGGCGGATTCTTCGTGCTGGAGTGCGCGGATCTGGACGAGGCGCTGGAGTGGGCTGCCCGGTGCCCCGGTGCGAGGCACGGCACGGTGGAGGTGCGGCCCGTGATATCGGACTGA
- a CDS encoding MFS transporter, whose translation MTPARSVWPAVLCWLTVLIEGYDLVALGATIPIVLRGGHLGFTPAGATAVATISLCGVAIGAAGVGPLADRFGRRALLLTSVLAFSVFTLLTPMAPNVPVFGVLRLLAGVGLGACMPVALAVMSEHLPESKRASANTLTMTGYHVGAVLTSVLALVVGEDWEILFYAGGIVGLLVLPVMWSRLPESAAFLAAKGKSRERRVVLSPRFRRASIAAWVGSFMGLLLVYGLNTWLPQLMRTAGYAMSTSLTLLLVLNVGAVLGLLLAGRIADSRGIKPTALVWFAAGAVLLAVLSLRIGSSLLLNAAVLLTGVFVFSAQVLIFGYVAKTFPTEARGTALGMTSAIGRLGAILGPFVTGALVTAGVAYPWGFWFFSAVALLGLAAMSFAPVIRDARVE comes from the coding sequence ATGACGCCTGCCCGATCGGTGTGGCCTGCCGTGCTGTGCTGGCTCACCGTCCTGATCGAAGGCTACGACCTGGTCGCGCTCGGGGCCACGATCCCGATCGTGCTGCGCGGCGGCCACCTCGGGTTCACCCCCGCCGGTGCCACCGCGGTCGCGACGATCTCGTTGTGCGGGGTCGCGATCGGCGCCGCCGGGGTCGGCCCGCTCGCCGACCGGTTCGGCAGGCGCGCGCTGCTGCTCACCTCCGTGCTGGCGTTTTCGGTGTTCACCCTGCTGACCCCGATGGCGCCGAACGTGCCGGTGTTCGGCGTGCTGCGGTTGCTGGCCGGGGTCGGCCTCGGCGCGTGCATGCCGGTCGCGCTGGCCGTGATGTCCGAGCACCTGCCCGAGTCGAAGCGCGCGTCGGCCAACACGCTGACGATGACCGGCTACCACGTCGGCGCGGTGCTGACCTCGGTGCTCGCGCTCGTGGTGGGCGAGGACTGGGAAATCCTGTTCTACGCGGGCGGGATCGTCGGGCTGCTGGTGCTGCCGGTGATGTGGTCGCGGCTGCCGGAATCGGCGGCTTTCCTCGCGGCGAAAGGGAAATCGCGCGAACGCCGGGTCGTGCTGAGCCCGCGGTTCCGCCGGGCGAGCATCGCGGCGTGGGTCGGGTCGTTCATGGGGCTGCTCCTGGTCTACGGGCTCAACACCTGGTTGCCGCAGCTGATGCGGACCGCCGGGTACGCGATGTCGACGTCGCTGACGTTGCTGCTGGTCCTCAACGTCGGCGCGGTGCTGGGGCTGCTGCTGGCCGGGCGGATCGCGGACAGCCGCGGCATCAAACCCACCGCGCTGGTGTGGTTCGCCGCGGGCGCGGTGCTGCTCGCCGTGCTGAGCCTGCGGATCGGCAGCAGCCTGCTGCTCAACGCGGCCGTGCTGCTGACCGGGGTGTTCGTGTTCTCCGCGCAGGTGCTCATCTTCGGCTACGTGGCGAAGACCTTCCCGACCGAAGCGCGGGGGACGGCGTTGGGCATGACCTCGGCGATCGGCAGGCTCGGCGCGATACTCGGCCCGTTCGTGACGGGCGCGCTCGTCACGGCGGGAGTGGCTTACCCGTGGGGTTTCTGGTTCTTCTCGGCGGTGGCGCTGCTCGGCTTGGCGGCGATGTCGTTCGCGCCGGTGATCCGGGACGCCCGGGTGGAGTAG
- a CDS encoding GNAT family N-acetyltransferase: protein MGNDGVDHVVDRFWAGVFGVGEDEVWRPGAHLSIDETAWPGLLVVRFGETVRVRAPEPLLGRARAAIGSRATDALFDPAVWLEVLAGLDPKVLGPSVHAYSGGPVPRGAGERLSRGELDALAAGVPEEEWQEAGMDNADAVLFGLRRNGTLVAAANLTTWDGAHTDVGVLTAPSARGRGHGTAIAATAAEHAIEERGIARWRALATNTASRAMAARLGFVARGAHLAVPVGRLPEPVARAPRDSG, encoded by the coding sequence ATGGGGAACGACGGTGTCGACCACGTCGTGGACCGGTTCTGGGCCGGGGTCTTCGGCGTCGGCGAGGACGAGGTGTGGCGTCCGGGAGCGCACCTTTCGATCGACGAGACCGCGTGGCCGGGCCTGCTGGTCGTGCGGTTCGGGGAGACCGTGCGAGTGCGTGCTCCGGAGCCGCTGCTGGGCCGGGCGCGCGCGGCGATCGGCTCGCGTGCCACCGATGCGCTGTTCGACCCCGCGGTGTGGCTGGAGGTGCTGGCGGGCCTGGACCCGAAGGTGCTGGGACCGAGTGTGCACGCGTACTCCGGTGGCCCGGTACCGAGGGGCGCGGGCGAACGCCTTTCCCGGGGCGAACTCGATGCGCTGGCCGCAGGTGTACCGGAGGAGGAGTGGCAGGAGGCGGGGATGGACAACGCGGACGCGGTCCTTTTCGGACTGCGCCGCAACGGAACCCTGGTCGCGGCCGCCAACCTGACCACTTGGGACGGTGCGCACACCGATGTCGGCGTGCTGACCGCGCCGTCCGCGCGCGGCCGCGGTCACGGCACGGCGATCGCGGCCACCGCCGCCGAGCACGCGATCGAGGAACGCGGGATCGCCCGCTGGCGCGCACTCGCCACGAACACCGCGTCTCGGGCGATGGCGGCGCGCCTGGGTTTCGTGGCCAGGGGTGCGCACCTCGCCGTGCCGGTCGGCCGGTTGCCCGAGCCGGTTGCCCGAGCGCCGCGTGATTCTGGTTGA